In a single window of the Pseudogemmatithrix spongiicola genome:
- the murJ gene encoding murein biosynthesis integral membrane protein MurJ translates to MRAGGARLVAAGILLSRLFGLVRQRVTAQYLGAGPVADALAAAFRIPNLLQNLFGEGSLSASFIPVYAKLLAEGRREDAGRVAGTILALLALFVSVLVLLGILFAPQLVWLLAPGLGQETQALAAGLIRIILPGLGLLVLSAWCLGVLNAHRRFFLSYASPVLWNAAIIAALVWRGGWQGAESAELAVAVAFGSVVGSALQLAVQVPSVVRLDRALRVGAGAARDEVRTVLRNFGPAVATRGVVQLSAYADTLIASLLGAGALATLTYAQAISMLPVSLFGMSIAASELPAMSGATGSREEIAAALRARLESGRARIAFFVIPSVVGLIAFGRVMASALYEGGAFTRDDAAWVWAALAGSGVGMLAGTMGRLFSSASFALRDTATPMRFAALRVGLAAILGLTLAMTLPERFGWAPQLGVGLLTAASGIAAWLEYRLLRVHIERQLGALPPMGRVPVTLWACAALAAAVGLGVAAVLPTWHPVLEAVAILGAYGGSYLAMTRVAGVDGARRA, encoded by the coding sequence ATGCGCGCGGGAGGGGCGCGGCTCGTCGCGGCCGGAATCCTCCTCAGCCGCCTCTTTGGCCTCGTCCGCCAACGCGTCACTGCGCAGTATCTCGGCGCGGGCCCGGTGGCGGATGCCCTCGCGGCGGCGTTTCGCATCCCGAACCTGCTGCAGAACCTGTTCGGCGAAGGTTCGCTCTCGGCGTCGTTCATTCCCGTCTACGCGAAGCTGCTCGCCGAGGGGCGCCGCGAGGACGCGGGGCGCGTCGCGGGGACGATTCTCGCGTTGCTTGCGCTGTTCGTGTCGGTGCTCGTGTTACTGGGCATCCTGTTCGCGCCGCAGCTCGTGTGGCTGCTCGCGCCGGGACTGGGGCAGGAGACACAGGCGCTCGCCGCCGGGTTGATCCGCATCATCCTGCCGGGCCTCGGGCTCTTGGTGCTGTCCGCGTGGTGCCTCGGCGTGCTGAACGCGCATCGCCGATTCTTCCTCTCGTATGCATCGCCGGTGCTGTGGAACGCGGCGATCATCGCGGCGCTGGTGTGGCGCGGCGGCTGGCAGGGCGCGGAGAGCGCGGAGCTGGCGGTCGCCGTGGCGTTCGGCAGCGTGGTGGGCAGCGCGCTGCAGTTGGCGGTGCAGGTGCCGAGCGTTGTCCGCTTGGACCGCGCGTTGCGCGTCGGCGCGGGAGCGGCGCGCGACGAAGTGCGCACGGTGCTGCGGAACTTCGGTCCCGCCGTCGCCACGCGTGGCGTGGTGCAGCTGAGCGCGTACGCGGACACGCTCATCGCCTCGTTGCTCGGGGCGGGTGCGCTCGCGACGCTGACCTACGCGCAGGCCATCTCGATGCTCCCGGTGTCGCTGTTCGGCATGTCGATCGCCGCGAGTGAACTGCCGGCGATGTCTGGGGCGACGGGGAGCCGCGAGGAGATCGCCGCGGCCCTCCGCGCGCGGCTCGAGAGTGGGCGGGCCCGCATTGCCTTCTTCGTGATTCCGTCGGTTGTCGGGTTGATCGCCTTCGGTCGCGTGATGGCGTCGGCACTGTATGAAGGGGGCGCGTTCACGCGCGACGATGCCGCCTGGGTGTGGGCCGCGCTGGCCGGCTCCGGGGTCGGCATGTTGGCCGGCACGATGGGGCGACTGTTCTCGTCGGCGAGCTTCGCGTTGCGCGACACGGCGACGCCGATGCGCTTCGCCGCGCTGCGGGTCGGTCTCGCGGCGATCCTCGGCCTCACGCTCGCGATGACGCTGCCCGAGCGCTTCGGCTGGGCGCCACAGCTGGGCGTGGGCCTGCTCACCGCGGCCTCGGGGATCGCGGCTTGGCTGGAGTACCGGCTGTTGCGCGTGCACATCGAGCGACAGCTCGGCGCGCTGCCGCCGATGGGGCGGGTGCCGGTGACGCTCTGGGCCTGTGCCGCACTCGCGGCGGCCGTCGGACTCGGCGTGGCCGCGGTGTTGCCGACGTGGCATCCCGTGCTCGAGGCCGTGGCCATCCTCGGCGCCTATGGAGGCAGCTATCTCGCGATGACGCGCGTTGCCGGAGTCGACGGTGCCCGACGCGCCTGA
- the uvrC gene encoding excinuclease ABC subunit UvrC, with amino-acid sequence MPDAPERVAQKLAHLPETPGVYLWKSAEGEVLYVGKAKRLRPRVRSYFASEHWDNPKTRRLVERIADLETIVVPDEAHALILENNLIKEHRPKYNVMLRDDKTYPYIKVTVQEPYPRVFVTRRLHDDGARYFGPYTDVAAMRRALDVVKRIFTVRSCRYDMPREMPERACLDYHIGRCKAPCIGLQSRAEYAAMIDEVLTFLDGKTDDVVQRVRALMEQAAEAMDFERAAELRDAIGKLQRMEEPSLVAEVEGGDRDVIGYARDGDDAAATLLRIRNGKLVAREHRFLEGVEGEPDGQVLSTYLVSAYLKAPARARELLLPFDFEDRPLFEEALQGAARILVPQRGPKRELLDLAEQNARHLLEEFKLAEQETDERAADPVYELGQALGLEKLPRSIVCFDNSTAQGKDSVGGIVWFENGRPRRAEYRTMKVKTVDEALGPDDFQSMREVVGRYFRRRVEEQRSLPDLVMVDGGKGQLGAADEALQELGLGHLPLIGLAKREEEVFVRGRRDPLRLPRRSPALRLLQQVRDEAHRTAVTYNRKRRTMRTVTSELLRIPGVGPKKRSALLSAFGSLQGVKDATVEQIAALEGFSEASARKLLAALGVTSAPDPAPDAGADAPDTTTSS; translated from the coding sequence GTGCCCGACGCGCCTGAACGGGTCGCGCAGAAGCTCGCGCACCTGCCCGAGACGCCCGGCGTCTACCTCTGGAAGAGCGCCGAGGGTGAGGTGCTCTACGTCGGCAAGGCGAAGCGCCTCCGGCCGCGCGTCCGCAGCTACTTCGCCAGCGAGCATTGGGACAACCCCAAGACGCGGCGCTTGGTGGAGCGCATCGCCGACCTCGAGACCATCGTCGTGCCCGACGAGGCGCATGCGCTGATCCTCGAGAACAACCTGATCAAGGAGCACCGGCCCAAGTACAACGTGATGCTGCGGGACGACAAGACGTACCCGTACATCAAGGTGACGGTGCAGGAGCCGTATCCGCGGGTCTTCGTGACGCGGCGGCTGCACGATGACGGCGCCCGCTATTTCGGCCCGTACACGGATGTCGCGGCGATGCGCCGCGCATTGGACGTGGTGAAGCGCATCTTCACGGTGCGCTCCTGCCGCTACGACATGCCGCGCGAGATGCCGGAGCGGGCCTGCCTCGACTACCACATCGGCCGCTGCAAGGCGCCGTGCATCGGGCTGCAGTCGCGCGCCGAGTATGCCGCGATGATCGACGAGGTGCTGACCTTCCTCGACGGCAAGACCGACGACGTGGTGCAGCGTGTGCGAGCCCTGATGGAGCAGGCGGCCGAGGCGATGGACTTCGAACGCGCGGCGGAGCTGCGCGACGCCATCGGCAAGCTGCAGCGCATGGAGGAGCCGTCGCTGGTCGCCGAGGTGGAAGGTGGGGACCGCGATGTGATCGGCTACGCCCGCGACGGCGATGATGCCGCGGCCACCTTGTTGCGCATCCGCAACGGCAAGCTGGTGGCGCGCGAGCATCGCTTCCTGGAGGGGGTCGAGGGTGAACCCGACGGCCAGGTGCTCAGCACGTACCTGGTCAGCGCGTACCTCAAGGCGCCGGCGCGGGCGCGCGAGTTGCTGCTCCCATTCGACTTCGAGGATCGTCCGCTGTTCGAGGAGGCGCTGCAGGGCGCCGCCCGCATCCTTGTGCCGCAGCGCGGACCGAAGCGGGAGTTGCTGGACCTCGCCGAGCAGAATGCGCGGCATCTGTTGGAGGAGTTCAAGCTCGCCGAGCAGGAGACGGACGAACGCGCCGCGGATCCCGTGTACGAGCTCGGGCAGGCATTGGGGCTCGAGAAGCTCCCGCGGAGCATCGTGTGCTTCGACAACTCGACGGCGCAGGGCAAGGACAGCGTCGGGGGCATCGTGTGGTTCGAGAACGGCCGCCCGCGCCGCGCCGAATACCGCACGATGAAGGTGAAGACTGTCGATGAGGCGCTGGGCCCGGATGACTTCCAGTCGATGCGCGAGGTCGTGGGGCGCTACTTCCGTCGCCGCGTGGAGGAACAGCGCTCGTTGCCTGACCTGGTGATGGTCGACGGCGGCAAGGGCCAGCTCGGCGCCGCCGACGAGGCCCTGCAGGAGCTCGGACTCGGCCACCTGCCGCTGATCGGCCTCGCGAAGCGCGAGGAAGAGGTCTTCGTGCGCGGGCGCCGCGATCCGCTGCGCCTGCCGCGGCGCTCGCCGGCGCTGCGCCTGCTCCAACAGGTGCGCGACGAGGCGCATCGCACGGCCGTGACGTACAACCGGAAGCGCCGCACGATGCGTACCGTGACGAGCGAGTTGCTGCGCATTCCCGGCGTCGGCCCCAAGAAGCGCAGCGCGCTGTTGAGTGCCTTCGGCTCGCTGCAGGGCGTGAAGGACGCAACGGTGGAGCAGATCGCTGCGTTAGAAGGGTTCAGCGAGGCCAGTGCGCGCAAGCTGCTGGCGGCGCTCGGCGTCACGTCGGCTCCCGACCCGGCGCCGGATGCTGGCGCCGATGCGCCGGACACCACGACTTCATCCTAA
- a CDS encoding threonine synthase — protein sequence MWSLHCSVCTYSQPDGTKLASLCPDCSQPLLVRYAAPVPKSAITGDASLWRYGAALPLLAGERAVTLGEGMTPLIELPHLAAEIGVRRLWVKDEGINPTASFKARGLMMAVTRAKALGLSGVCVPTAGNAGIALAAYAAAAGLPCRIYAPETTPPPILGSIRAFGADLQLLPGHIGDAGKATLTFARESGFFNVATVREPYRVEGMKTMGYEVAEQLGWRLPDAIVYPTGGGEGTIGIWKAIGEMLDWGWLPRETPRPRMIIAQAAGCSPLVRAFRAGEEKATPWEDPTTHASGLRVPGPLGDRLTLRTLRESGGEAEAVSEDAIRSGTFLLASKSGIDAAPEGGAALEAARQLVAAGRLSRDAEVVVFNTGSGASYRW from the coding sequence ATGTGGTCTCTGCATTGTTCCGTCTGCACGTACAGTCAGCCCGACGGCACGAAGCTCGCCTCCCTGTGTCCGGACTGCAGTCAGCCGCTGCTCGTGCGCTACGCGGCGCCGGTGCCGAAGTCGGCGATTACGGGCGACGCGAGCCTCTGGCGCTACGGTGCGGCGCTGCCGTTGCTGGCCGGCGAACGGGCGGTCACGCTGGGTGAGGGCATGACCCCGCTGATCGAGCTGCCGCATCTCGCGGCGGAGATCGGCGTGCGCCGGTTGTGGGTGAAGGACGAGGGCATCAACCCGACGGCGAGCTTCAAGGCCCGCGGCCTGATGATGGCCGTGACGCGCGCCAAGGCGCTGGGCTTGTCGGGTGTGTGCGTCCCGACGGCAGGCAACGCGGGCATCGCGCTGGCGGCCTACGCAGCGGCTGCGGGACTGCCGTGCCGCATCTACGCGCCGGAGACGACGCCGCCTCCGATCCTCGGGTCCATCCGCGCATTCGGTGCAGACCTGCAATTGCTGCCGGGCCACATCGGCGATGCGGGAAAGGCCACGCTCACGTTCGCGCGCGAGAGCGGCTTCTTCAACGTGGCGACGGTGCGTGAACCGTACCGCGTGGAAGGCATGAAGACGATGGGCTATGAGGTGGCCGAGCAGTTGGGCTGGCGGCTTCCCGATGCGATCGTGTATCCGACGGGCGGTGGCGAAGGCACGATCGGCATCTGGAAGGCGATCGGTGAGATGCTCGACTGGGGCTGGCTGCCGCGCGAGACGCCCCGTCCGCGGATGATCATTGCCCAGGCGGCGGGCTGCTCGCCGTTGGTGCGGGCGTTCCGCGCGGGCGAGGAGAAGGCCACGCCGTGGGAAGATCCGACGACGCACGCCAGCGGACTCCGCGTGCCCGGCCCGCTCGGCGACCGACTCACGCTGCGCACATTGCGCGAGAGCGGCGGCGAGGCCGAAGCCGTGAGCGAGGACGCCATCCGCAGCGGCACCTTCCTGCTCGCGAGCAAGAGCGGCATCGACGCCGCGCCCGAGGGAGGGGCTGCGCTCGAGGCGGCGCGCCAGTTGGTGGCGGCAGGCCGGCTCTCGCGAGACGCGGAGGTTGTGGTGTTCAACACGGGTAGCGGCGCGAGCTATCGCTGGTAG
- a CDS encoding carboxypeptidase-like regulatory domain-containing protein produces MGAGRAVAVIALLAATAAAADAQRLVGTLRLPSGAPAAGVVLTALGAANVPVGRTVTRDDGSYALYLANGGNVQLVAKRVGHDPETVGRAEIDGSEIETLNGQLQQRPYELPQIPRGAATCGNGRGKRVADGLYAEILTAATAAQYRIGRQDLQARYVTTQYRIAKTSDDTLRAALRRVNGSLPAPFPPADTARLEESGFFATIGGNRTFFAPDLEILASEWFLRTHCVRVRRADDDSLVLALTSLRQRRGLVDVEGEFVLDWPTMALREFRFRYVDLPETERLSGAGGMLRFGRTPAGGWLVTEWRQRTPFLNYFAGEGNTTLIRTQMMQVDVVAHFVAGGQVLALADGTQLVYQRNPHGVRVAGTPFAPLCPERTTIQPTAAIRGQLRSDSSDAPLANTVVRASWTLPVIVNRTDVQEREEVREAITDADGKWFLCDIPLEREVIVRWESGYAERRIPVRATQAFSVVEVVQPR; encoded by the coding sequence ATGGGCGCGGGACGCGCCGTCGCGGTCATCGCGCTGCTCGCCGCAACTGCGGCCGCGGCGGATGCCCAACGCCTCGTCGGGACACTTCGCCTTCCATCGGGCGCACCGGCGGCCGGTGTCGTCCTCACCGCGCTCGGTGCGGCCAACGTTCCTGTTGGCCGCACCGTCACTCGTGACGACGGCAGCTACGCGCTCTACCTCGCAAACGGCGGAAACGTCCAGTTGGTCGCAAAGCGCGTGGGCCACGACCCGGAGACGGTCGGACGCGCCGAGATCGACGGCAGCGAGATCGAAACGCTCAATGGACAGTTGCAGCAACGGCCCTACGAGTTGCCGCAGATCCCCCGCGGCGCGGCAACCTGCGGCAACGGCCGCGGCAAGCGCGTCGCCGACGGGCTGTACGCGGAGATCCTCACCGCGGCGACCGCGGCGCAGTACCGCATCGGACGGCAGGACCTGCAGGCCCGCTACGTCACGACGCAGTACCGCATCGCGAAAACGTCGGACGATACGCTCCGCGCAGCGCTCCGTCGCGTGAACGGCAGCCTGCCCGCGCCCTTCCCGCCCGCGGACACCGCGCGCCTTGAGGAATCGGGATTCTTCGCCACCATCGGCGGCAACCGCACGTTCTTCGCGCCCGACCTCGAGATCCTCGCCAGCGAGTGGTTCCTGCGCACCCACTGCGTCCGCGTGCGCCGGGCGGACGATGACTCGCTCGTGCTCGCGCTGACGTCCCTGCGCCAGCGCCGCGGCTTGGTGGACGTTGAAGGCGAGTTCGTGCTCGACTGGCCCACGATGGCGCTGCGGGAGTTCCGCTTCCGCTACGTGGACCTGCCGGAGACTGAGCGCCTTTCCGGCGCCGGGGGCATGCTGCGCTTCGGGCGCACCCCGGCCGGCGGTTGGCTCGTGACCGAGTGGAGGCAACGCACGCCGTTCCTCAACTACTTCGCTGGCGAAGGCAACACGACGCTCATCCGCACGCAGATGATGCAGGTCGATGTCGTGGCACACTTCGTCGCTGGCGGGCAGGTGCTTGCCCTCGCGGATGGCACCCAGTTGGTCTACCAGCGCAATCCCCACGGCGTGCGCGTCGCCGGCACGCCGTTCGCACCCTTGTGCCCCGAGCGCACGACCATCCAGCCGACGGCGGCGATTCGAGGCCAGTTGCGCAGCGACTCGTCCGACGCGCCGCTCGCCAACACCGTGGTCCGTGCGTCGTGGACGCTGCCCGTGATCGTGAACCGCACCGATGTGCAGGAGCGCGAGGAAGTGCGCGAGGCCATCACGGACGCCGACGGCAAGTGGTTTCTCTGCGACATCCCGCTGGAGCGCGAGGTGATCGTGCGCTGGGAATCCGGCTACGCCGAGCGTCGCATCCCCGTGCGCGCCACGCAGGCCTTCAGCGTCGTCGAGGTCGTACAGCCGCGCTGA
- a CDS encoding group II truncated hemoglobin, with amino-acid sequence MTTPPAPLPYELIGGEAGVQALVDRFYDLMDTAPEAAEVRALHAKSLKVSREKLFQFLTGWLGGPQLYVERYGHPMLRARHLPFAIAERERDQWLWCMERAIAEHPMPDDLKTFLRQRLTPLADHMRNR; translated from the coding sequence GTGACGACTCCCCCGGCTCCCCTCCCCTACGAGCTCATCGGCGGCGAAGCCGGCGTGCAGGCGCTGGTTGACCGCTTCTACGACCTCATGGATACCGCACCGGAGGCGGCGGAGGTCCGCGCATTGCACGCCAAGAGCCTCAAGGTCTCGCGTGAGAAGCTCTTTCAGTTCCTCACGGGGTGGCTCGGCGGACCCCAGCTCTACGTCGAACGCTACGGCCACCCGATGCTGCGCGCACGGCACTTGCCGTTTGCCATCGCCGAACGCGAGCGCGACCAGTGGCTCTGGTGCATGGAGCGCGCGATCGCCGAGCATCCGATGCCTGACGACCTCAAGACGTTCCTTCGCCAGCGCCTCACGCCCTTGGCCGACCACATGAGGAACCGGTGA